CGCCGGTCATGGTTTCACCCAGCGCGAAGGGGGGGGTGTAGCTCTTGACGTCGTTCATGCGGCCGCGCATGTACGGGTCGACGGTCAGGAACAGGTTGCGCACCTGGATCTGGCCCTGGCCGGGGGCGGGCAGTTCGATGTCAACGATGTTGAAATCGCTGTGCTGGGGTTCGCCCTGGGGTCGGGCCGCGAGTTGCACTTCACGTGAAGTCGTCATGCGGCCCACTGTGCACCTTCATGAGAACCCGACACGGTGAGGCAGGTGACGTTAGGGGTGTTCCGCACCCGAGGACACCCCCCTGAACCACAGATCTTTTACGCGTCCAGCGCGGCCTCGAAGTCGCCCAGCAGGTCGCCGATGTCCTCGATGCCGATACTCAGGCGCAGCAGGTTCGGCGTGATGCCCAGGCGGCGGCGTTCGGGTTCCGGCAGCGGGCGGTGCGAGGTACCCCACGGCCAGGACAGCGTGGTGATCACGTCCGCCAGCGAGGGCGCCAGCGGAATCCGCCCGGCCAGCGCCTTCACGAAACGGGGCGCGTCCTCGATGTCGGCACTCAGCATGCCGCCGAAGCCCTGCGGGAACAGGTCCATGGCGAGGTGGAACTGCGGGTGGTCACTCAGGCCCGGGTGGTATACGGCCTTCACGCGCGGGTGGTTGACCAGCACGTCCGCGACCGCCTGCGCGTTGCCGCTGTGGGCGCGCATGCGCAGGCCCAGCGTCTTGAGGCCCTGCATGGTCATCCAGGCGTCGAACGCGCTGATCGTGCCGCCCAGCCGCAGCAGGCGCGTGCGGGCCAGCGCGACCAGTTCCGGCGAGGCGCACAGCACGCCCCCGAACGCCGTGGAGTGCCCGCTGAGGTACTTGCTGACCGAGTGCGTCACCAGATCCGCGCCGTGCTCGGCCGGGCGGAACACGGCCGGACTGGCGAAGGTGTTGTCCACGCTCAGCAGCGCGCCGCGTTCATGAGCAAGGCGGGCCAGGGCGGGCACGTCCGGCACGGTCAGCAGCGGGTTCGTGAGGCTCTCCACGTGCACCACGCGGGTGTTCGGCCGGAAGGCGTCCTCGACCTCGTTCAGGTCGCAGGCGTCCACGAAGGACACCTCTATGCCCAGGCGGGGGAACTCCTCGGCCAGCAGCGCGTACGTCACGCCGTACACGCGGGCGTCCGTGATCACGTGATCCCCGGCCTTCAGGACGCCCAGCAGCGCGGCGCTGATGGCCGCCATGCCACTCCCGGCCACCAGCGCCGCCCCGGTGCCTTCCAGGGTCGCCAGGGCGCGTTCCAGGGTCGCGGCGTTCGGGGTGCCGTTGCGGTAGTAGAAGCTGGCGGGGTCCTCGCCGCTCATGGCACGGTCCAGGTCGTCCAGATCCGCAAAGGCGTACACGGTGCTCTGGTAGATGGGTTCCACCAGCGCGGCCGCGCGGTTCGGGCGGGCCTCCTCGCCCGCGCGGGCGGCCAGGGTAGTCAGGTCGTACTTCACGGGCGCAGCGGGTTCGCCGGGGGCATCGGGATTGGATTGGCTCACGTGCGCATTGTACGGAGCGGCGCGCCCACGCGGCCCGCACCGGGGCAGGCAGGTGTGCGGCCAGAGGGGAATGCACCACCCTTCGATCCGGGCGGATGCGAGTGATACGGACTCCGATTGAATGGCTTATAGAGCCGTTCAATCCGAGCGGACTCGTAGAGCTGCGAAGCAGAGCGAGTAGGAGTCGAAGCGGGTTCCGGACGTGGAGTTGGCAACCCGGCGCCCCTCCGGGTGGAGGGCGAAATAAACGGCAGTCCGTATCAGGCCAGCCGCAGGGCGTACTCCAGCAGGAAGCAGGTCGCGGCGGCGGCCAGCAGGCGCAGCAGCGGACGCATGGCTGTCCGGACCGGCGCGTGCCCCCGGCCCAGACCGGCGCTGACGGCCGCGTCAGCCCCGCCACTCTGGAAGCTGCCCCAGGCCAGCAGGCCTGCCAGGATCAGCAGCGCCACGCCCGCGCGGTCGGCTCCCAGCGCGGCCCGCGCGGGATCGGACCAGCCGGTCAGGGCCGCGCCGATCAGGCTGGCCAGCACGCCCAGCGCCGCGCCCTGCCCCGCCAGGGCCAGCAGGGCCTGCGTGCGGCTCTGCGTGGCAGGTTCAGCGGCGAGAGCGGTGTCGGCGCGGCGCAGGGGTGATTTCATCATGCTCATCGGTACGTGCCGGGCGGCGGCGGAGTTCCCGGCCCGCACGGCAAAC
This portion of the Deinococcus seoulensis genome encodes:
- a CDS encoding trans-sulfuration enzyme family protein, which translates into the protein MSQSNPDAPGEPAAPVKYDLTTLAARAGEEARPNRAAALVEPIYQSTVYAFADLDDLDRAMSGEDPASFYYRNGTPNAATLERALATLEGTGAALVAGSGMAAISAALLGVLKAGDHVITDARVYGVTYALLAEEFPRLGIEVSFVDACDLNEVEDAFRPNTRVVHVESLTNPLLTVPDVPALARLAHERGALLSVDNTFASPAVFRPAEHGADLVTHSVSKYLSGHSTAFGGVLCASPELVALARTRLLRLGGTISAFDAWMTMQGLKTLGLRMRAHSGNAQAVADVLVNHPRVKAVYHPGLSDHPQFHLAMDLFPQGFGGMLSADIEDAPRFVKALAGRIPLAPSLADVITTLSWPWGTSHRPLPEPERRRLGITPNLLRLSIGIEDIGDLLGDFEAALDA